The window GTGGAATcgctgatctctatggaagaacaagatcagtggtggaaattaGCTACTTGGTGGAAGTTTGCACTCTCAAAGTGCTTTTGTTGAACTGTAATTTTTGAAGCGTTTTCCTATTCAACACAAATGACTTGACCCTATTTGAACCTCAGCATGATGGGTATTTGATGTGAAAGTGTCTGCATATCAATGCATGTTGTTCTGTGAAACATGACCTTTATGCTGCAGGATATCACAATGCCACACACTCCACTTGTGCAtctaactcttttttttttttttcaggatccACTTAAGTGGCATATTGATAAATCTTAcactttcagtttcagtaaaatCTGCTGATGTAAAGGTTGTACAACTCTCTCTGAACACACATTATCTTGCCATCAATACATGCCCAATACAGAGCGAGAAAGAAGAATCATGAGTGGGTTCTTTTGAACTAATTATTTTGCTGTAGATATTACTTTTATGTCTTGCTATacatattttacattttacaaaaCCAGCTAAGAAGTACTGTACATCAACCTAAATGGGAAGTTTTCTCCAATACACGTACTTCACAGAAAACTGCTAGTATACAAATCACGGTCACGAGAGCAAAATCTTGTTCCACTGCGTGAGTaaagaccatgcactttgttttatataacatcTCGGACATCAATAGCCGTGGTTCGCATCAATTCTTGAATTTAGTACAGAATATGGCaagaatttgtttttgtttttggtttttttttttgcttgattcAAGGCATATGGATGACAGACACAGTCAATTGTACCCTAATAAAAGCGATCTGTTGAAGTTATTGACAGCAAAAGTGAGTGTTGAGTGTGCTGCTTGTGATTGACTGTGAGCATGCGGCAAAGGTATAATATATTGTGACACTAGAGGCATAGGGGAGACAAAGAGTATGATATGATCATAAGTTCATCACAGGAATCGATGTTAAGTTTTTGATGTCGGCTGTGTGCTTTCCATTTTTGCTCGAACAAAAGTAAACAGAAACAGCTTGCAATGGTACTTTCAACTACATCGTACATGTCACGCAATAAACAATCTACCGATCAGATCACAAGAATCTATTTAAAGGCGCTGTATAATATAACGAACAAGCTGGGCATTGCATTACATGCAATGCCGGCATactatacatacagtgtactgcaCATGTTTACGAGGCTGCACCACAAAgtaacccccttccccccccccaaaaaaaaaaaaacaacaacaacaacaaaacaaacaaacaaacaaacaaactcaccaTGAGGTAGCTCTCAAGGGACACTCGTTTTTGTTCCTCGGCGGCTGCCCCCGGTCTCGCCAGCGGCAGCACAGACTGTTTGGGCACATTCTTGAGACCTGACACGTGATGGAGAAAAGTGGAATGGTAGGATTTCAGCATTAATGACCGATCATCTATAGAGGCTGCCCATGTACAGCCCTGgcactttcttttactttgttgtacTTACTTTACTTTAATCCAACGATGATATTGAATTGATGACAATGCCCAGTCATCAGTCCAAGCTTGCGATCTcaaatttttacacattttctaTACCTTATCTAGGTAAATAATATTGGGaaaggattttatttttcttagtTTCCCTCCTGCAGAATAATGTTTTTAAATAAATGGCAAGATATACTGCTTCAGAATGGAACCCAGTTTCTTTAGCAAGTCTCTGACTCAACTTGCCACTACAGCATTGATAGAACATACGTGCAGTCTGTTGGCGAAACAGCTACATTGTTTCCCCTTTTGGGAAAGTCATTTCTTACAGTGTTATACAAATTTTTCAGAGTCTTGTGCACATAATCTGACCCACATCACAATCCACACGATTATTCTCAAATTGATGAACTATTTCAATGAGGTACATGTAAACCGAGTGACGTGTGCAATACTTTTCAACTCTGGCAATttgaatttaacatttcaatactaccaaaaaaaaaaaaaaaagctcatgCTGAAATGACAAAGAGGTATCGTAAAGTATTAACGATGTACATGTGCAATACACCAGTACTGTTCAGGCGTATTAATACAACTCCTTTCGGGGTATTGGTACTACACGTGTAATATACCTATCAGAGGTAATACAGTTGTAATATACTTTGTACCTCTCGTGGGTATTACACGTGTAATAGTAGGTGTCAGGGGTATTACGCATCGATACCTTTCAGGTGTCGCCGGAGTAGAGGATTATTGTTGATCCTGGCATGTAAGTTGACAAACTCTCTGTAGCGTCTCCTCACCTCCTGCTTGGTCGTACTGGTGTAGGTGACATCCAAATCATCTGACATGATCGGTTTCTTCAGCAGGGTGTACTATGGACAGGTATAAAGACAAAAACAGAACATATAACATGCTAGTCAAGTACAAGTATTTCAGATATGTAGCAATTCAGAAAAGTAACACACATTCTGTTGTGCAGAAGGGTCCTGAAAAAGAGATTATCAGGGTGCAGAAAATTTAATTTGGATGAAAGAATGACTTTTCATTCAGTTATGATGTATATTGTAAAACTTACATTTTTCATAAATGAAACTCATCACAGTTTGAGCTTGATACTAAATTCTTGCAATGAACAAGTCATTGCTAAGCAGAGAATAGCACAGTTTATGAAAAGCTGCACCAGGTGATTggaacatgtacattgtatacacactcatatttctGATTTAGCCTTGGAAATTATGTTTAAAACTCAAAGCCTATATGTCAAGCTGACTGACATCAGAATGACAATGTTGTGTTATAAATGACAAAAAGCTCTGATAAGCAAGTTGACTTTAAGTCAGTCAAGTGCTATTCTAGCCACAGGACACAGGTTCCAATGTGCTCTACCAGTgcttgttaacccgttgaggacgagtcccgagtatactcaggcaggagtctatgggaaatgcatgttgtagcaaaatcagtccatcctcgaTGGGTTAATGGTTGATACATGAGTTGCAACTCATACTGTAGGTTTACAGATCATCTGAGCAATACAGCAATATATGACTGTATGCTGGATTCACTCTCACATTTATGATGAAAAACACAATGGGCTTCTTCCCGCTGGGATCCCCCATCCAGCTAGTGGTCGGGATGCACAGGTCGGCTATCCTCCACGAGGCCCACTCTCGGGGTATCTCTCCCCCAGGAGACTGGGCTACCTTGGGGTGGGGTGGCTTGTTGAGGAGAGCAGGCTCAGTCTTGCTTCTGAGCAGAGTTAGAGGTCTGTGGGTATGATTTAAGTCAGAGAGAATCATTAACTTATGActaaaatgtatcattttccaTCATCACTCTACAAATGTACACAATTTCTATACTAGTTGCAAGAATGTATCAACTCACTGCTAAAACTAATTTGTACTATCACTTACCAGCATGCCTTTAACTTTAACTTCACACATCAGGAAAGGGGAAGGTTGGGCTAGCAATTTTCAAGTGTGTAAAGGCAATTTGAACTACAGTAAATATCTAAACTCAGCAGCAaaaatttacatcatttttaaGTCTAGACCTCTGGTTGATTATGTAAATTTTGAATGCATAACTGCACACCGTGTATTGTATATGGAAAATAGAGAAGAGATACAGCAACAAGATTAGACATTTTAACTTGTATcgtaaatattttctttttgggaaaatgtattttcatggtCAAAACATTCCCATCATGCCTTACTGATCTGTGGCTATTACagatggatttcatgaaacatgACATTATCCCTCAGGGCCTTAGTAGCCCTTTTCAAAATGCTTTTTAAATCAAAGGTGATTCTTACTTTGCTGACAGCGCTGAAGAGCTCGCTTCTGTTTGAGTTGCTTGACCATCATCCTCTGCTGTGTCACTGGAAAGTTCACCTGATGGGGTTGATTTCACTTCCTGTTGGCCTATAGTCTCCTCTGGAGACATGTCAGTATCTTCCATGAGGAATTGCACTTTGGGGGGCACTACATATTCAGAATCAGAAATGGATGAGCAGGAGCCTGCGATTGAGCTCTTTGGAATACTTTGGACCAAAGCAGATGGATTTTCCTTTGAGGGAGTGAGGGCAACGCCCCCATCCAACTGGGTGAGGCAGTCCGCACTGAAACACGACCTCATCCCCTCACACTTTGTCGTCTTGGTTACCATCGCGGAGCAATCAGTATCCACGATGTTCTCAGCAACACCACAGGCAGACCCGGATGAGCTCGCCTGTCCAGAGATGGTGCTTTCCAGGTGGAATATATTGGAACCTGTTGAGGCTGCTCGTCTGTGACATCTGAGTTGTTGCGCTGACTTCCCATTTGACTCTGCCTCGACGTTCAAATCCTGCTCTTGCGTAGATGTAACGTCCAGCGACTCTTCGACACCTTGACTCGATGTGTGAGCATCAATGCCAATTATATCTGCCTTAACAATTGGCACGCTAGGTTCCATCATTGTCATTGGCACTGTCGCCAGGTGAGTGAACTCGGAATCAGAACCTAGATTGTCTACACACATCCTCGGAGATTTCACTTCTTGTGAGGGGTTGATGCAGGCTTCATTTTTCACTTGTGTCTCTTGAAATAAGCTTTTTGCTCCCTCTACAACTTGTAGATGATCTTTGGACTCAGCTTGGGGTACATTTTGCTCACTGGATTCCAGTAACTTTTTCCCATCAGTGTCAGCTCTACTGCTACAGGAATCAAAATCACTCCCCTCGCCTCTCTCTCGTGCTTCAGATGATGGAATTTCATCGATCATGTTGCTCTTCTCGGCTTGCTGAATCTGGCAAAGGTCTGTGACAGAAAGAGCCCCGAATACATTTTTATTACCAACATCACAACCATCTTCACATGCTGCCTTACCATCATTCTTCCCATCACTCGAGGAGCTCTTGTTTTGAGGCTGATCTTGATCTACATGATGTAGTAATGGCTCATCAGTCAGGAGTAGAATGAAGACTTCATTCACAAAATCTGGGTCAGACACAAGATCAACTAAAGGTTGCAGAACATTGCTCATCAAGAAATCTTGCAGGAGGAGCACCAGAGTAGAGCAAGATATAACGTCTGGAGGTAAGAGCGCTAAAATGAGGCAATTGGCCATCTGAGAGAGGTAGCTCTTTTCGGATTCCGCGTTCTGCACTGCGGGGTGCAGGATCGCAAAGGTTTCATAGATGGACACTATGGAATGATTCGACCGCTTTACCAGTCTGGATCGACTGGTTTGAAGTCGCCTGTAAATATCAACATGGGCGCGAAGTTCATGCAAAAGGCTGCAGACAAAGTGTCTCTTAGTCTTATTAACAGAAGACATACGAACACTGCCATTCTTGACCAGGGCCTTGAAGTGGATGAAAACATTATGAGAAAACTGATCGTCGTCACTCAGCAGACGATACCACTCCATGACAAAATCTCTCATCATTAAGCGAATGTATTCGGCAATCTCATCTTGGAGAATGGTTGGCGCATCATCATCGACAGCACGATCCACTCCTTGACCATAGCCAGATTGTTCTACTGCATACAGAGGCCTGTCTTTGGCCAGGTGAGGCAGCAGAGGAATTAATTTGTCCCACCTGTAAACAGCTGGCCTGTTTCTCAACCGCGTAGCAGACCAGACGCCCAGCGCAGTCCCACATGCTAGCATGCATGTCAGCCCCTCCGTCACGATggagacaaacacaaaaaccagCGCAAAGATGATAGCGATTATCCTCTGTCTCGTATTGAGACCTCCAACAAACTTTCTAAGGAGGCGTAATTTCTCGCTTATGCTCTGCAGTAGCTCCATGTTTAGCTTTGTTAAACGGTCATTCCAGCATCTTTTACTTATGCCATGATGGCCGTGATAAATAAGAGTAAATCAGAGCTCAGTTCACTCTCCTGATTCTTCGTAGTTCTCCCCTACACACGCACGCCGCCGTGGTTAAATGCTATTAGCCATCCAACATCAACGCAGCGAGTACAGTAGCGCTAGCGACGCCGACTGACGCCGCCCTCCGATCTCGATCGACTGGGCCGACTCCCTGTAGGTCAGGGCAGGTTTGTATACACGTATATGGCAAGCCTTCATAGCATTAATCCATATCTGGATGAGATGTGTACGTTCTTCTACGAATGGACTTACCGTCAAGTCACTGATTGAGGCGGCAGGCCTACATTATCATCGTAGGTCTAGACTGTGTCATCAGTGCCTTGCATAACATGCTGGATGTACAATTACTTTTTTAAGTGGCTTATTTCGTGCTATTGATTTGTCGTGCTTAGCCACTTTTAATGACAACTACGGTAGCTGTTTCTTATGTAACTATCCGTATCAGGACATGTCCTTTTGTACATTATGATTTAATTGGATcttacaaaaaatatatttccaCACACAGTCAAATATTACTTAAGGCCTATAGCACGAAGAAATAGTTGATAACATTGTATTTGATGTAAAGATATCTAATTATTGATGTCAAGAATTTTCACTGTAAAAATCTTACCGGAAATAATGTGAACGCTTGATATCAATGATTTCTGCTTTAAAAAACCttttcttgacattttagaATCAAATTCCTATTGTCAGTCTCTTTCTAACAagaatttcatatcaaaaacCGATTTTGAGCTGCAAAAATCAAGGTGTTGATCCAAAGTAGGTTTAAAGACATAATTttttatttgcagatgaaacaaaaatccagcattagtgctttaaaatagttctaaaaatgtgagttaggaatagaaacaatcactgtaaaaattttggttacaattcgttattctaaaggtttgttattccgatagatctttattccaaaggtttgttattccgagggttcgtttttctgaagattcattattccaaaggtttgttttaatccgaaaattaaatagggtttgttattctgaaggttcattaatccataAATGAATTAAGATTTgcttttccgaaggttcgttgatccgaattTGAAATAAGgcttgttattctgaaggttcattatgaaccgtatttcatttcggatcaacgaaccttcggaatagcgaccctacttcattttcggattaacaaacctttggaataacgaaccctatttcatttttggataaacgagccttcggagtagcaaaccctatttcattttcggattaacgaaccttcagattaacgaaccttcggaataacgatccttcggaataacgccacaaatgtttggattaacaaacctctaggcatagggaatttgtgtgtttcaaattaacaaaccttcagattaacaatccttcggaataacaaaccatcggaataacgaacagcgcCCAAAATTTTAATCAGTAAAATCAATATTAGGTATTGTTAattatacaaaatttgaacaatatttataataaaaatgctttCAGACTAAAGCGTCTACAATTAccgtttattgagaaaaatccaGATATCCCCTTGAATATTATTTTGGTCCTTGTGGCGAAAATTTATAGGATGTTtggtggtacaacagacctaaacATAGACATTGAATGTAATACAAAgtgtatcttgatttttttttttatatatatatcactgttcccaaaggtaaacaggacctttaatattttttttttctcatcaaaagCACATGTAAGCCTACCGGATTCAATTGTTGATGTCTATAGACttctgaataataataataataaaggaatGACAATAAATTTGTAGAAGGCTTGCCATAGTAAATGTGTGCATGCTGAGTTAGTGTACGTGCGAtgtaaacaaaaaatcacatgCGTGACAAAGGTTGAGACGAGGGCAACAGTTAACTCCCCCTGGCTGGCTGGCCTTAATCCTTTCTATACAGTACAGGATTTTGTTTCTTCATTGTTTAGTCATCCCACAAAACTGCAAAGAATGCTCTCTTTCAAACAATTCATCAGGTGAAATGTTAATCCCCATACATTGTCGGTAAGCGGATTAATTTTACGTGCCTTCAGCAGGAGCAAAAGccgtggagggggggggggggggggcggagcggctacggctttttttttttatatattctctattcgaatttcgttcaaaTTCATATCACAATATTCActttcataaaaacaaaaacaaaacattatgcaAGGACAAACTACAATATTCActttcataaaaacaaaaacaaaacattatgcaaagacaAACTGCATTATACACAACATAGTAGGCCCTACAAAATGATGTCAATCTTACACTAAATAAAGGTAAAATGCAGTGAAACAAacattgtgcaaaataatgtcaaacatacattgtaactcTTTTAACCAAGGAAACGAAATCCgctcttggtttttttttttttttttaacacacacatgcacacacactcaccacacacacaaacaccaacaTGTACCCCCACCCGCCCTTACGccttcagccccccccccacgcacacacacgcacacgttcacacgcacatacacacacacacccttttttgtgaaaaaaaaataaaaggaaaattaaacaaaaacccCAGACTTTCACTGAGCTTTCCGTCCGATTGATTCTTCCACCAGCCACGAGCACGGTACCAtccccgaaccccccccccccccccacacacacacacataggggtcctacacgtacacacagatcacacgtaggcctatacacaaTATTATACCATTGTGTAGTGTGTGAATTGCTCAGCATCGGTTTTGGACGTTTACCTTGCTGATTACCATGTCTTAAATCGTGAACAGGTCGAATGCCATATTGTAAAATACGTTTGACGTAAATAGCCTATTTATAAGAGTCTGTCACACTTGGGAAACTGGTTGTTTATCTCAAGAGCCGCAAAACCGGGAGCTTGGggtgcagccccccccccccccccccccagcgcttctttttttttttttcgtcaaaaaaAGGAACCCCAAAAAAGCATGAATTTGCAAAAGTTCCATTCTACTGAGTATTCCCGTATAGGGAAGAGctggggggcgggggggggggggggggagggggaagggccGCTGGgtctgccctccccccccccccgcgatgATGTTCTGCGGCCCCTGAATCTGAAGGTATGGTTGATTTTTACATGATGCATCTTTCCAACAGGAAGAACATTATCAACTTAATTGGTTACtgtcatttacatgtatatgtatatatatatatatatatatatatatatatatatatatatacatatattgacAGGCCTATTCATATAAGTATTGCTTTCCAAAATCAGCCCGATGGGAGACTGTAGGGATAGGGCCTATACTCTATCATGAGGaattaacattttgaaaatttgattggatgtaggcctatagaagTGCTCATGGTTACTATCTCGTGTGattatttgaatttatatttatcaaaatacttgttcattttcattttgttaattttcactaattttggagtgacctaagggatcactccaaaattttcgagtgatccctgaggtcactccacaatcagtgaaaatgttcattttcacgcAAAatactcgaaattcactcttttcttctattcactccttcaagagtgaaaaattcactctttggggttttgtttgcttgtttgtttgttttttagagagAGCAGGTGGATATGAAAAGGGGAAGAAGAAGTACACTGTGGCTATGTAAAAGACACTTTTTCAGGAAG of the Diadema setosum chromosome 16, eeDiaSeto1, whole genome shotgun sequence genome contains:
- the LOC140239692 gene encoding uncharacterized protein, whose product is MELLQSISEKLRLLRKFVGGLNTRQRIIAIIFALVFVFVSIVTEGLTCMLACGTALGVWSATRLRNRPAVYRWDKLIPLLPHLAKDRPLYAVEQSGYGQGVDRAVDDDAPTILQDEIAEYIRLMMRDFVMEWYRLLSDDDQFSHNVFIHFKALVKNGSVRMSSVNKTKRHFVCSLLHELRAHVDIYRRLQTSRSRLVKRSNHSIVSIYETFAILHPAVQNAESEKSYLSQMANCLILALLPPDVISCSTLVLLLQDFLMSNVLQPLVDLVSDPDFVNEVFILLLTDEPLLHHVDQDQPQNKSSSSDGKNDGKAACEDGCDVGNKNVFGALSVTDLCQIQQAEKSNMIDEIPSSEARERGEGSDFDSCSSRADTDGKKLLESSEQNVPQAESKDHLQVVEGAKSLFQETQVKNEACINPSQEVKSPRMCVDNLGSDSEFTHLATVPMTMMEPSVPIVKADIIGIDAHTSSQGVEESLDVTSTQEQDLNVEAESNGKSAQQLRCHRRAASTGSNIFHLESTISGQASSSGSACGVAENIVDTDCSAMVTKTTKCEGMRSCFSADCLTQLDGGVALTPSKENPSALVQSIPKSSIAGSCSSISDSEYVVPPKVQFLMEDTDMSPEETIGQQEVKSTPSGELSSDTAEDDGQATQTEASSSALSAK